From a single Campylobacter concisus genomic region:
- the rlmB gene encoding 23S rRNA (guanosine(2251)-2'-O)-methyltransferase RlmB produces the protein MIIYGKQLFLHILNKRPQILEEIYLSKECDKKLFSKICGTGKKIIRVDNQKAQSLARGGNHQGFLANVSEFEFSDIAELKKLNFIAILYGISDVGNIGAIARSAYALGCEGLVIVAKSINMQGVLRSSSGAAYEIPIAIFEDGLSLINELKQFGFKIYATASNGKNVKEMKFAGKRALVMGSEGEGIPQKALAKCDECIGIKLKEGWDSLNVSAAFAIICDRMIYE, from the coding sequence ATGATAATATACGGAAAACAACTATTTTTACATATTTTGAACAAGCGACCACAGATATTAGAAGAGATATATCTCTCAAAAGAGTGTGACAAAAAACTCTTCTCTAAAATTTGTGGCACAGGCAAAAAGATCATTCGCGTGGATAATCAAAAAGCACAGTCTTTAGCTCGCGGTGGAAACCATCAAGGTTTTTTAGCTAATGTTAGTGAGTTTGAATTTTCAGACATTGCTGAGCTTAAAAAGCTAAATTTTATCGCCATTCTTTACGGCATAAGCGATGTTGGCAATATCGGTGCTATCGCTAGAAGTGCCTATGCTCTAGGCTGCGAGGGTCTTGTGATAGTGGCAAAAAGTATAAATATGCAAGGCGTTTTAAGATCAAGTAGTGGCGCTGCTTATGAGATACCAATAGCGATTTTTGAAGACGGGCTTAGTTTGATAAATGAACTAAAGCAATTTGGTTTTAAAATTTATGCAACAGCAAGTAATGGCAAAAACGTAAAAGAGATGAAGTTTGCTGGTAAAAGAGCTTTGGTGATGGGCTCAGAGGGCGAAGGCATACCGCAAAAAGCTCTAGCAAAGTGCGATGAGTGTATTGGTATAAAGTTAAAAGAGGGCTGGGACTCCTTAAATGTAAGTGCAGCTTTTGCAATAATTTGTGACAGGATGATATATGAATGA
- a CDS encoding LL-diaminopimelate aminotransferase, protein MFDEIRFNTIERLPNYVFAEVNAIKMAARRAGEDIIDFSMGNPEGRTPQHIVDKLCESAQKDKTHGYSASAGIYKLRLAICNWYKRKYGVNLDPDTEAVATMGSKEGFVHLAQAVINPGDVAIVPDPAYPIHTQAFLFAGGSVAKMPLHYNDKFELDENKFFENLIQTIHASSPKPKYVVVNFPHNPTTVTVQKSFYERLVSIAKQERFYVISDIAYADLTFDGYKTPSIFEVDGAKDVAVECYTLSKSYNMAGWRVGFMCGNKRLCAALKKIKSWVDYGMFTPIQVAATVALDGDQSCVEEIRQIYEKRRDVMIEAFAQAGWELKKPSSSMFIWAKLPPKVSHLGSLEFSKQLLTKASVAVSPGIGFGEGGNDYVRLALIENENRIRQAARNIKKYLKEFE, encoded by the coding sequence GTGTTTGATGAGATAAGATTTAATACAATTGAGCGTTTGCCAAACTACGTTTTTGCCGAAGTAAATGCAATAAAAATGGCTGCACGAAGAGCTGGCGAGGACATCATCGACTTTTCTATGGGCAATCCTGAGGGTAGAACGCCACAGCACATCGTCGATAAACTATGCGAAAGCGCGCAAAAGGACAAGACTCACGGCTACTCAGCCAGCGCTGGAATTTACAAGCTCCGCCTTGCCATTTGCAACTGGTATAAGAGAAAATACGGCGTAAATTTAGACCCAGATACCGAAGCAGTCGCCACAATGGGTAGTAAAGAGGGCTTTGTGCATCTTGCCCAAGCTGTAATAAACCCAGGCGATGTTGCTATCGTGCCTGACCCTGCTTATCCGATACACACGCAAGCGTTTTTATTTGCTGGTGGAAGTGTCGCAAAGATGCCACTTCACTACAATGATAAATTTGAGCTAGATGAGAATAAATTTTTTGAAAATTTGATCCAAACTATACACGCAAGCTCACCAAAGCCAAAATATGTAGTCGTAAATTTCCCTCACAATCCAACGACTGTAACAGTGCAAAAGAGCTTTTACGAGCGCCTTGTAAGTATCGCAAAACAAGAGAGATTTTACGTCATATCTGACATCGCCTACGCGGATCTTACATTTGATGGCTACAAAACGCCAAGTATCTTTGAGGTTGATGGTGCAAAAGACGTTGCAGTCGAGTGCTACACACTTTCAAAAAGCTACAATATGGCTGGCTGGAGAGTTGGCTTTATGTGCGGAAATAAAAGACTTTGCGCCGCACTTAAAAAGATAAAATCATGGGTTGATTACGGCATGTTTACGCCGATACAGGTGGCTGCCACAGTCGCACTTGACGGCGATCAAAGCTGTGTTGAAGAGATACGCCAAATTTATGAAAAAAGAAGAGATGTGATGATAGAGGCCTTTGCTCAGGCTGGTTGGGAGCTTAAAAAACCAAGCTCAAGTATGTTTATCTGGGCGAAACTTCCGCCAAAGGTTAGCCATCTGGGCAGCCTTGAGTTTTCAAAGCAGCTTCTTACAAAGGCATCAGTCGCAGTTAGCCCTGGTATCGGTTTTGGCGAGGGCGGAAACGACTATGTGCGTCTAGCTCTTATCGAAAACGAAAATAGAATAAGACAAGCAGCAAGAAATATAAAAAAATATTTGAAAGAATTTGAATGA
- a CDS encoding phosphatidylglycerophosphate synthase, translated as MNELENLKEIGIKEISRKTHIEPTFLQYIFDKNFEKLSRLNIRGYAKILQREYDVDLSELLAEYDAFMQENTPDESHKTKVTPKISSYTPKDITIQKQSGSGGAGFLFWLIILAIIAGGAYHFDAYKYIENFLSFLNDENKSVSYSQSSIVNEVKKNIIDTNITISQNSPKIEANASNLKISAPVEQNMTTSPANMEQNAVKPSMAAQPAPKIEQNITKPLNEAVITPKQRVWIGIINLENGQKVSNDTSKSININLDQRQLVVCGNGNIELKIGDKVTKYNPSRPARFLVENGEMKFVSYDEFVELNKGKSW; from the coding sequence ATGAATGAATTAGAGAATTTAAAAGAGATAGGTATAAAGGAAATTTCACGTAAAACACATATTGAGCCTACATTTTTACAATATATTTTTGATAAAAATTTTGAAAAATTATCACGTTTAAATATTAGAGGCTATGCCAAAATTTTACAACGTGAATATGATGTTGATTTGAGCGAGTTGCTAGCTGAATATGATGCCTTTATGCAAGAAAACACTCCAGATGAGAGTCACAAAACTAAAGTTACTCCAAAAATTTCTTCTTACACTCCAAAAGATATTACCATACAAAAACAAAGCGGTAGTGGCGGTGCTGGATTTTTATTTTGGCTCATCATTTTAGCTATTATCGCTGGTGGGGCATATCATTTTGATGCTTACAAATATATCGAGAATTTTTTATCGTTTTTAAATGATGAGAATAAAAGCGTGAGCTATTCGCAGTCAAGCATAGTAAATGAGGTGAAGAAAAATATCATCGATACAAATATCACCATCTCTCAAAATAGCCCTAAAATAGAGGCAAACGCATCAAACTTGAAAATTTCAGCTCCAGTTGAGCAAAATATGACAACAAGTCCTGCAAACATGGAGCAAAATGCTGTAAAGCCAAGCATGGCAGCTCAGCCAGCTCCTAAGATAGAGCAAAACATTACAAAGCCACTAAATGAGGCGGTCATTACACCAAAACAACGTGTCTGGATAGGCATCATTAACCTTGAAAATGGTCAAAAAGTATCAAACGACACAAGTAAAAGCATAAATATAAATTTAGACCAAAGACAGCTCGTAGTTTGTGGAAATGGCAACATTGAGCTAAAGATCGGCGATAAGGTGACAAAATATAATCCAAGCCGTCCAGCTAGATTTTTAGTAGAAAATGGAGAGATGAAATTTGTGAGCTATGATGAGTTTGTAGAACTTAACAAGGGCAAATCTTGGTAA